The following proteins come from a genomic window of Salinicoccus sp. RF5:
- a CDS encoding MMPL family transporter, with amino-acid sequence MKHILKFKWPITALMLIFAVTTYILAPNLTQLAAEKGDVQLSDDSPSEQARQFLEEYDQDKETMSLVLEFDGEVMPHESDIVSYIDEIESVEGVENVINPFDFEDDVQENFINDGNGVIMIPMDYVGPVNDIGGVADFIEEMNPTEADTSMTSNELIQNTVEQDAMEGIQSTEMFTVIIVVAVLLLMFRSIVTPFIPVAVVGVAYLIGQSFVAWFVEWFGFPISPQTQSFLIVILFGIGTDYCILLLNRFKEELEHHDKYDAIIRTFSTGGKTVFISGLSGAIVFGVLYFANFEIYRSAVGVALGVVFLLLSLFTLLPALMHLLGKYIFWPNIKKTEFKESRLWTPLGIFSLKYPTRIIFSIFAILIAVALFYDDEVNFDSIEELDNDYSAVHATNVVSENFDEGQLFPVRVIVSNGDDLLTQESLSRLDAVSSTVSSLEGVQEVQTITRPAGEEIEDLGVRNQLEQANEGIADMQDGLSDISEGLTDASDSLANNDMGGGDLSELESGIDEINGNIGQITEYMTQTGDVEGAAQQLSQVQEGLTTLSGEVAAANTQMNEQQTAANEQLTELSNGLRDSAEGIDEIQDGLEEVSTLLGEISENEAVDQTGIHVPQSFIDNDDIQDAADQYAFGDNEALIMNVILADDPYSHEAMATLNEIEETVDGELQRLDRESTESYFSGVTSMNRDLNQISNDDYNRVVTIFILTLFVILAIIFRSLILPISMISSIFITYFASVTITQWLLGFFGYGELNWAVPFFSLIIFAALGIDYSIFIIDRFREELTGRSIRDAIEQSIRRMGGVVITAVIILSGTFAALLPSGMIILIQVASIIIFALLFYAFIVLPLLVPAFVITFGRGNWWPFRMPGGREREHKFRDKE; translated from the coding sequence ATGAAACACATTCTTAAGTTCAAATGGCCGATTACAGCATTGATGCTGATCTTTGCCGTAACGACCTATATCCTTGCTCCAAACCTTACCCAGTTGGCTGCAGAGAAGGGGGACGTCCAGCTGTCCGATGATTCTCCAAGTGAACAGGCACGGCAGTTCCTTGAAGAATACGATCAGGACAAGGAAACAATGTCGCTTGTACTGGAGTTCGATGGCGAGGTCATGCCACATGAATCCGACATCGTTTCATACATCGATGAGATAGAATCGGTGGAAGGTGTCGAAAATGTCATCAACCCATTCGATTTTGAAGATGATGTGCAGGAAAACTTCATCAACGATGGGAATGGCGTAATCATGATTCCAATGGACTATGTCGGTCCGGTCAACGACATCGGTGGTGTCGCAGATTTCATCGAGGAGATGAATCCGACCGAAGCCGACACTTCCATGACTTCCAATGAACTGATCCAGAATACGGTGGAGCAGGATGCCATGGAAGGCATCCAGTCCACTGAAATGTTTACTGTGATCATCGTCGTAGCAGTACTGCTGCTCATGTTCCGCTCCATCGTCACACCTTTCATACCTGTAGCGGTAGTCGGTGTGGCCTATCTGATCGGGCAGTCGTTCGTTGCCTGGTTTGTGGAATGGTTCGGGTTTCCGATCTCGCCACAGACCCAGAGTTTCCTGATCGTCATCCTGTTCGGCATCGGGACCGACTACTGTATACTGCTGCTCAACCGCTTCAAGGAGGAGCTCGAGCATCACGACAAGTACGATGCCATCATCCGCACCTTCTCCACCGGCGGCAAGACGGTCTTCATCAGCGGCCTTTCCGGTGCGATCGTATTCGGTGTACTCTACTTTGCAAACTTCGAGATATACCGCTCGGCAGTCGGCGTGGCACTTGGTGTCGTCTTCCTGCTGCTGTCGCTCTTCACCCTGCTTCCCGCCCTCATGCACCTGCTCGGCAAGTACATATTCTGGCCGAACATCAAGAAGACGGAATTCAAGGAAAGCAGGCTATGGACGCCGCTCGGCATCTTCTCATTGAAATACCCGACACGCATCATCTTCTCCATCTTCGCCATCCTGATAGCAGTCGCGCTCTTCTATGATGACGAAGTGAACTTCGATTCCATCGAGGAACTGGACAATGATTACTCTGCAGTACATGCCACCAACGTCGTCAGTGAGAACTTCGATGAAGGCCAGCTCTTCCCTGTCCGGGTCATCGTCTCGAACGGTGATGATCTGCTGACCCAGGAAAGCCTCTCAAGACTTGATGCCGTGTCTTCCACAGTCTCAAGCCTCGAAGGTGTACAGGAAGTGCAGACCATCACACGCCCAGCAGGTGAAGAGATTGAAGATCTTGGTGTCCGCAATCAGCTTGAACAGGCCAATGAAGGCATTGCTGATATGCAGGACGGGCTGAGTGACATATCAGAAGGACTGACTGATGCGAGCGACAGCCTTGCCAATAATGACATGGGAGGGGGAGACCTTTCCGAACTCGAATCCGGCATCGATGAAATCAACGGCAATATCGGCCAGATCACCGAGTACATGACACAGACCGGAGATGTTGAAGGCGCTGCCCAGCAGCTGTCACAAGTTCAGGAAGGGTTGACCACCCTTTCCGGGGAAGTCGCAGCCGCCAATACACAGATGAATGAGCAGCAGACAGCCGCCAACGAGCAGCTGACGGAGCTCTCCAATGGATTGCGCGATTCCGCCGAAGGCATCGATGAGATTCAGGATGGACTCGAAGAAGTGTCCACCCTACTTGGTGAGATCAGCGAAAACGAAGCCGTCGACCAGACCGGCATACACGTGCCGCAGTCCTTCATAGACAACGATGACATCCAGGATGCTGCCGATCAGTATGCATTCGGCGATAATGAAGCATTGATCATGAACGTCATTCTGGCTGATGACCCATACAGCCATGAAGCCATGGCGACACTGAATGAGATTGAAGAGACGGTCGACGGGGAACTTCAGCGTCTCGACCGGGAATCCACAGAATCCTACTTCTCGGGTGTAACAAGCATGAACCGGGACCTGAACCAGATTTCCAATGATGACTACAATCGTGTCGTAACGATATTCATACTGACACTGTTCGTCATCCTTGCCATCATCTTCAGATCCCTGATCCTGCCGATTTCAATGATCAGTTCCATATTCATCACCTATTTCGCCTCCGTCACCATCACACAATGGCTGCTCGGCTTCTTCGGCTACGGTGAATTGAACTGGGCTGTGCCATTCTTCAGTCTGATCATATTCGCGGCACTCGGCATCGACTACTCCATATTCATCATAGACCGGTTCAGGGAGGAACTGACCGGACGCAGTATACGCGATGCCATTGAACAGTCCATCAGACGCATGGGTGGTGTCGTCATCACTGCAGTCATCATCCTGTCCGGTACGTTTGCCGCGCTGCTGCCATCCGGCATGATCATTCTGATCCAGGTCGCAAGCATCATCATCTTCGCCCTGCTATTCTATGCCTTCATCGTACTGCCTCTTCTCGTGCCGGCCTTCGTAATCACATTCGGCCGCGGCAACTGGTGGCCGTTCAGGATGCCGGGCGGCAGAGAACGTGAGCATAAGTTTAGGGACAAGGAATAA
- a CDS encoding MarR family winged helix-turn-helix transcriptional regulator translates to MLNNQAGIDNMKRENDIVHNLRDIYGYGYTKVFSDVTDSVARMHISKTQMDIIKYIYLKGHATPSALASEMNVQRSAVTHTVKKLEQKNLVTVKQNELTNDRRSKLIYMTREAEELLEEFMDNILEKISEDVGELSQEEARTLHDATLTILKYIPGGIDDETHS, encoded by the coding sequence ATGCTCAACAATCAGGCGGGGATCGATAATATGAAAAGGGAAAATGACATCGTACATAACTTGAGGGATATATATGGCTATGGCTATACGAAGGTCTTCAGTGACGTGACGGATTCCGTTGCGCGCATGCATATTTCGAAGACCCAGATGGACATCATCAAATACATCTACCTCAAAGGCCATGCAACACCCTCTGCGCTTGCCTCGGAGATGAATGTGCAGAGGAGTGCCGTCACCCATACAGTCAAAAAACTTGAACAGAAGAACCTGGTGACGGTCAAACAGAATGAACTTACGAATGATCGGCGCTCCAAACTGATCTATATGACCCGGGAGGCCGAGGAACTGCTCGAGGAGTTCATGGACAACATCCTTGAAAAGATCAGTGAAGATGTCGGGGAGCTGTCCCAGGAAGAAGCACGCACACTGCACGATGCCACACTTACAATATTGAAATACATACCTGGAGGTATAGACGATGAAACACATTCTTAA